The Metabacillus schmidteae genome has a segment encoding these proteins:
- the panC gene encoding pantoate--beta-alanine ligase: MNVVETKQDLRNTLESFMNNQQSIGFVPTMGFLHEGHVKLIEEARKANDVVVLSIFVNPLQFGPNEDFDSYPRDAVRDDAIAIQAGVDVLFRPQVEEMYPEEPSYTVSVQNRVNVLCGKSRNGHFDGVATVLTKLFHLVQPNRAYFGMKDAQQVAVIDGLIEEFHFPIELVPVQTVREEDGLAKSSRNVYLNEKERAEAPILYKSLTRAKETIVHGERKKQVIIDQVSSLIESESSGTIDYVELLSYPDLKEVEVINGKIIIAIAVKFTNARLIDNITIEV; encoded by the coding sequence ATGAATGTTGTTGAAACAAAACAAGACCTTAGAAATACCTTAGAAAGCTTTATGAATAACCAGCAATCAATCGGTTTTGTTCCTACGATGGGTTTTTTACATGAAGGACATGTAAAGCTAATTGAAGAAGCGAGAAAGGCTAATGATGTAGTAGTTTTAAGTATTTTTGTTAATCCTCTTCAGTTTGGTCCTAATGAAGATTTTGATTCATATCCAAGAGATGCAGTACGTGATGATGCAATTGCGATACAAGCTGGTGTAGATGTGCTGTTTAGACCTCAAGTAGAAGAAATGTATCCTGAAGAGCCTTCATATACAGTTTCTGTTCAAAATCGTGTTAATGTTCTATGTGGAAAATCCAGAAATGGGCATTTTGATGGCGTGGCAACTGTATTAACAAAGCTGTTTCATCTAGTTCAGCCAAATCGGGCTTATTTTGGAATGAAAGATGCGCAGCAGGTTGCTGTCATTGATGGATTAATTGAGGAGTTTCACTTTCCAATTGAATTAGTCCCTGTCCAGACTGTTCGTGAAGAAGATGGTTTAGCAAAAAGTTCCCGAAATGTCTATTTAAATGAAAAAGAACGAGCAGAAGCGCCGATTCTATATAAGAGTTTAACTAGAGCGAAAGAAACGATTGTACATGGGGAAAGAAAAAAACAGGTTATTATTGATCAAGTCTCATCTTTAATTGAGTCAGAATCATCCGGTACAATCGATTATGTTGAACTATTATCATATCCTGATCTTAAGGAAGTAGAGGTAATAAACGGTAAAATCATTATTGCCATAGCAGTTAAGTTTACAAATGCAAGGCTAATTGATAATATAACGATTGAAGTTTAG
- a CDS encoding nucleotide pyrophosphohydrolase has product MKDLQKEVDDYIGQFKEGYFSPLAMMARITEEVGELAREINHSYGEKPKKSSEEEKKIEEEIGDVLFVLICLANSLHIDLEQAHNLVMEKFNTRDKDRWTRKEN; this is encoded by the coding sequence ATGAAGGACCTTCAAAAAGAAGTAGATGATTATATTGGTCAATTTAAAGAAGGGTATTTTTCACCATTAGCCATGATGGCTAGAATTACTGAAGAGGTTGGAGAATTAGCTAGAGAAATAAATCACTCCTATGGTGAAAAACCTAAGAAATCATCTGAAGAAGAAAAAAAGATCGAGGAAGAAATAGGTGATGTTTTGTTTGTCCTTATTTGCCTTGCTAATTCTTTACATATAGATTTAGAACAGGCCCATAATCTAGTCATGGAAAAGTTTAATACTAGAGACAAGGACCGTTGGACAAGAAAAGAAAATTAA
- the panD gene encoding aspartate 1-decarboxylase, giving the protein MFRTMLNAKIHRARVTEANLNYVGSITIDQDIIDAVGMLPNEKVQIVNNNNGARFETYIIPGERGSGVVCLNGAAARLVQEGDVVIILTYTMIAEENIATHQPKVAIMDEHNKIVEILGIEPAGTIL; this is encoded by the coding sequence ATGTTTCGTACAATGCTGAATGCTAAAATTCATCGTGCACGCGTGACAGAAGCAAATTTAAACTATGTTGGTAGTATTACAATAGATCAAGATATTATTGATGCAGTTGGTATGCTTCCAAATGAAAAGGTGCAAATTGTTAATAATAACAATGGTGCCAGATTTGAGACATATATTATACCCGGGGAAAGAGGCAGTGGGGTAGTATGTCTTAATGGGGCAGCAGCTAGACTTGTTCAGGAAGGTGACGTTGTCATCATCTTAACGTACACAATGATAGCTGAAGAAAACATTGCTACTCACCAGCCAAAAGTAGCCATTATGGATGAGCATAACAAAATTGTTGAAATTTTAGGGATTGAACCAGCCGGTACAATCCTATAA
- the dapB gene encoding 4-hydroxy-tetrahydrodipicolinate reductase, whose protein sequence is MAEIKIVIAGARGRMGSEAVKLVEDTKHFQLVAVVDHKNEGMRLNQIEGFQADVPIYTDIEKCFFETNPDVLIDLTTPEIGKVHTIKALQHGVRPVVGTTGFSEEDLKELEQLTEEKGIGAIIAPNFAIGAILMMKFSQMAAKYFQDVEIIEQHHDQKLDAPSGTGLKTAEMISEVREEKQQGHPNEHEILPGARGANMKGIRLHSVRLPGLIAHQEVLFGGDGQTLKIRHDSYNRASFMSGVKLAVENVMNVDLLVYGLENIIE, encoded by the coding sequence ATGGCAGAAATTAAGATTGTAATTGCTGGTGCACGTGGAAGAATGGGTAGTGAAGCTGTAAAGCTTGTAGAAGATACAAAACATTTTCAGCTGGTTGCTGTTGTTGACCATAAGAATGAAGGAATGAGACTTAATCAAATCGAAGGTTTTCAAGCAGACGTTCCAATTTATACTGATATTGAAAAATGTTTTTTCGAGACTAACCCTGATGTATTAATTGATTTAACTACACCTGAAATAGGGAAGGTACATACTATAAAAGCATTACAACATGGTGTACGACCTGTTGTTGGGACTACCGGTTTTTCTGAAGAAGATTTGAAGGAACTTGAGCAACTAACCGAAGAAAAAGGGATTGGTGCTATTATTGCTCCTAACTTTGCAATCGGCGCTATATTAATGATGAAGTTTTCACAAATGGCAGCAAAGTATTTCCAAGATGTAGAGATTATTGAACAACATCATGATCAGAAATTAGATGCTCCTTCAGGTACTGGATTAAAAACAGCCGAAATGATCTCAGAAGTGAGAGAAGAAAAACAACAAGGTCATCCAAATGAACATGAGATCTTACCAGGTGCACGTGGGGCTAACATGAAGGGTATTCGTCTTCATAGTGTCCGTCTTCCAGGCTTAATTGCCCATCAGGAGGTTCTTTTTGGCGGAGATGGTCAAACATTAAAAATTCGCCATGACTCGTATAACCGTGCTTCGTTTATGTCAGGTGTTAAATTAGCTGTTGAAAATGTAATGAATGTGGATTTACTAGTTTATGGTCTAGAAAATATTATTGAATAA
- a CDS encoding biotin--[acetyl-CoA-carboxylase] ligase encodes MQSGLRSKLLEAFSNAEGGFVSGQKLSEYIGCSRTAVWKHIEDLRKDGYELEAVRRLGYRITKKPNKISGNEIKIGLRTSKLGHHVHFEETVSSTQKIAQTLANEGAEEGTIVVAEHQTNGRGRMARQWHSPSGTGIWMSLIIRPNIPVQATPQLTLLTAVAIVQAIEEITPLNPEIKWPNDILINGKKLVGILTELQAEADQVHSIIIGTGINVNQSISDFPEELHHIATSIHIETDKHWDRAQLIQELLLKFENLYTLYLAQGFKPIKLLWESYAVSLHKPIKARTINGTVEGNAIGIDDTGVLLIQTSDGSISQIYSADIELQ; translated from the coding sequence ATGCAGTCGGGACTTCGATCAAAGTTATTAGAAGCCTTTTCAAATGCAGAAGGCGGTTTTGTATCAGGTCAAAAACTAAGTGAATATATTGGCTGCTCTAGAACAGCAGTTTGGAAACATATCGAAGATCTAAGAAAAGATGGATACGAATTAGAGGCTGTGAGAAGATTAGGCTACCGTATTACAAAAAAGCCAAATAAAATAAGTGGAAATGAAATAAAGATTGGACTTAGGACTTCAAAGCTGGGACACCATGTTCATTTTGAAGAAACTGTATCCTCTACCCAAAAAATAGCGCAAACGTTAGCGAATGAAGGTGCTGAAGAAGGAACAATAGTAGTTGCAGAACACCAAACAAATGGTAGAGGGAGAATGGCTAGGCAATGGCATTCTCCAAGTGGAACAGGGATTTGGATGAGTCTAATTATCAGACCTAATATACCTGTTCAGGCAACTCCGCAATTGACCCTTTTAACCGCTGTAGCTATTGTACAAGCTATTGAGGAGATTACACCTTTAAACCCGGAAATAAAATGGCCAAATGATATCTTAATTAATGGTAAAAAGCTGGTAGGTATTTTAACTGAATTACAAGCAGAAGCAGATCAGGTTCATTCAATCATTATTGGGACAGGAATAAATGTCAATCAATCTATATCTGATTTTCCTGAGGAGTTACATCATATTGCTACATCTATTCATATAGAAACTGATAAACATTGGGATCGGGCACAACTAATTCAAGAATTACTCTTAAAATTTGAAAATCTCTACACTCTTTATTTAGCACAAGGTTTTAAACCAATTAAATTGCTTTGGGAAAGCTATGCAGTAAGTTTACATAAACCAATAAAGGCTAGAACAATAAATGGTACTGTAGAAGGTAACGCAATCGGAATTGATGATACTGGTGTCTTATTAATTCAAACAAGCGACGGTTCGATTAGTCAGATATATTCCGCTGATATTGAACTTCAGTAA
- the bshA gene encoding N-acetyl-alpha-D-glucosaminyl L-malate synthase BshA, with the protein MKKKLRIGITCYPSVGGSGVVATELGKLLAEKGHEVHFITSSLPFRLNKVYCNITFHEVEVNQYSVFKYPPYDLALASKMAEVANREDLDLLHVHYAIPHAICAYLAKQMVKKDLKVVTTLHGTDITVLGYDQSLADMIRFGIESSDQVTAVSNALVNQTYDLLQPDKKIETVYNFIDDRVYFKHDNMYLKKEYKIDEDEKVIIHVSNFRKVKRVQDVVYAFQKINRKVKSKLLLVGDGPEMSYVNRLVRELGLVENVLFLGKQDSLEELYSISDLILLLSEKESFGLVLLEAMACGVPCIGTNAGGIPEVIHEGETGYICEVGDIESIALRAIQLLSDEDLHKRMSESSTILAKERFHSDKIVSQYESIYYKLLEGVKIGDSI; encoded by the coding sequence ATGAAGAAGAAACTTAGAATAGGAATTACATGTTATCCATCTGTTGGTGGCTCAGGTGTCGTAGCAACAGAGCTGGGGAAATTATTAGCAGAAAAAGGACATGAAGTGCATTTTATTACCTCAAGTCTTCCTTTTCGACTAAATAAAGTTTACTGTAATATTACATTTCATGAAGTAGAAGTCAATCAATACTCTGTCTTTAAATATCCACCATATGATTTAGCTTTAGCAAGTAAAATGGCAGAAGTCGCTAACAGAGAGGATTTAGACCTGCTGCATGTCCACTATGCTATACCTCATGCTATATGTGCTTACTTGGCAAAGCAAATGGTGAAAAAGGATTTAAAAGTCGTAACAACACTACATGGTACTGATATTACGGTACTTGGGTATGATCAATCACTTGCTGATATGATTCGATTTGGTATTGAATCCTCTGATCAAGTTACGGCAGTATCTAACGCATTGGTTAATCAGACATACGACTTACTACAACCAGATAAAAAAATAGAAACAGTCTACAACTTTATTGATGATCGTGTTTATTTCAAACATGATAACATGTATCTCAAAAAAGAGTACAAAATAGATGAAGATGAAAAGGTCATTATTCATGTATCAAATTTTAGAAAAGTAAAACGAGTTCAAGATGTTGTTTACGCTTTCCAAAAAATAAATAGAAAAGTAAAATCTAAGCTTCTTCTTGTAGGAGACGGCCCTGAAATGTCATATGTTAACAGACTTGTACGGGAATTAGGTCTTGTAGAAAATGTTTTATTTCTTGGTAAGCAAGATAGCTTGGAAGAACTTTACTCAATTAGTGATTTAATTCTTTTATTGTCAGAAAAAGAGAGTTTTGGCTTGGTCCTCTTAGAAGCAATGGCATGTGGTGTTCCTTGTATCGGGACAAATGCCGGGGGGATACCGGAAGTAATTCATGAAGGAGAAACAGGATACATATGTGAGGTAGGAGACATCGAATCTATAGCATTAAGGGCTATTCAACTATTGTCGGATGAAGATTTACATAAAAGAATGTCAGAAAGCTCGACAATATTAGCTAAGGAACGATTTCATTCTGATAAAATTGTTTCTCAATATGAATCCATTTACTATAAGCTATTAGAAGGTGTAAAAATTGGAGACTCCATTTGA
- the bshB1 gene encoding bacillithiol biosynthesis deacetylase BshB1: MSNQLDFLAIGAHPDDVEIGMGGTIAKYTQKGFKVGICDLTKAELSSNGTVSTRQEEAKHAGEILGISTRIQLSIPDRGLYLTDPYIKEIVEIIRTYKPRIVFAPYNKDRHPDHGNCSRLVEEAVFSAGIKNFQDNQGLPAHRVQHLYFYMINGFHKPNFVVDISETIDFKLNSLRAYESQFEKSEGSTDTPLTNGYIEAVESRERLYGKEVGVMYAEGFLAKKPILISNDLLGDA, from the coding sequence ATGAGTAATCAATTAGATTTCCTAGCAATTGGAGCCCATCCTGATGACGTTGAAATCGGGATGGGGGGAACAATTGCTAAGTATACTCAAAAAGGGTTTAAGGTAGGGATTTGTGATTTAACGAAGGCTGAACTATCATCAAATGGTACTGTTTCAACCAGACAGGAAGAGGCAAAACATGCAGGTGAAATTTTGGGTATTTCAACGAGGATTCAGCTTTCGATTCCAGATCGAGGTCTTTATTTAACAGATCCGTACATAAAAGAAATTGTAGAAATCATTAGAACATATAAACCACGAATTGTCTTTGCTCCCTACAATAAAGATCGTCATCCAGATCACGGTAATTGTTCACGATTAGTTGAAGAAGCGGTTTTTTCAGCTGGAATCAAAAATTTTCAAGATAATCAAGGTCTACCAGCACACCGTGTTCAGCATTTGTATTTTTATATGATCAACGGTTTTCATAAACCTAATTTTGTTGTTGATATTTCTGAGACTATTGATTTCAAATTAAATAGCCTACGTGCTTACGAAAGTCAATTTGAAAAAAGTGAAGGATCAACAGACACACCTTTAACAAATGGCTATATTGAAGCTGTAGAAAGTAGAGAAAGACTTTATGGAAAAGAGGTTGGTGTTATGTATGCTGAGGGATTTTTAGCCAAAAAACCAATCCTGATTTCTAATGATTTATTAGGTGATGCATAA
- the mgsA gene encoding methylglyoxal synthase: MKIALIAHDKKKNDLVQFVMAYQPIIKEHQLFATGTTGFRIQEATGLSVHRFQSGPLGGDQEIGALIAKNEMDMVIFFRDPLTAQPHEPDISALIRLCDVYAIPLATNMGTAEILVRGLDRGDFQWRNVIHEKKDKS, from the coding sequence ATGAAAATTGCATTAATAGCACACGATAAGAAGAAAAACGACCTTGTCCAATTTGTAATGGCTTATCAGCCCATTATTAAGGAACATCAACTGTTTGCTACAGGTACAACTGGTTTTCGTATTCAAGAGGCTACTGGCTTATCTGTTCATCGTTTTCAGTCAGGTCCTCTAGGAGGAGATCAAGAGATTGGAGCTCTGATTGCCAAAAATGAAATGGATATGGTTATATTCTTTAGAGATCCATTAACAGCGCAGCCGCATGAACCGGATATTTCGGCATTAATTCGTCTTTGTGATGTTTATGCGATACCACTTGCAACAAATATGGGGACAGCTGAGATATTAGTACGTGGATTAGATCGTGGAGATTTCCAATGGCGAAATGTAATTCATGAAAAGAAAGATAAATCATGA
- the panB gene encoding 3-methyl-2-oxobutanoate hydroxymethyltransferase produces MKTRQDFMKMKENNEPITMLTAYDFPSAKQAELAGIDMILVGDSLGMVVLGYESTIPVTVNDMIYHTKAVKRGAKDTFVVTDMPFMSYHLSKDETMKNAARIMQEGGADAVKIEGADGVTPVIEALTNGGIPVISHLGLTPQSVNVLGGYKVQGKNAEAARKLIEDAKKCQEAGAIALVLECVPQQLAEEITKIITIPTIGIGAGRQTDGQVLVYHDLVGYGSGFVPKFVKQYGSISDTVQTSISQYIADVKNRSFPEEKHSFNMKEEVLLRLYGGISK; encoded by the coding sequence ATGAAAACAAGACAAGATTTTATGAAGATGAAAGAAAACAATGAACCAATTACAATGTTGACAGCTTATGATTTTCCCAGTGCTAAACAAGCTGAACTTGCAGGAATAGATATGATTCTTGTAGGAGATTCATTGGGGATGGTTGTACTTGGATATGAATCGACAATCCCTGTAACGGTTAATGATATGATTTATCATACAAAAGCTGTTAAACGTGGTGCCAAAGACACATTTGTTGTAACGGATATGCCATTTATGTCCTATCATCTATCAAAAGATGAAACAATGAAAAATGCCGCTAGAATCATGCAGGAGGGTGGAGCGGATGCCGTAAAAATTGAAGGAGCGGATGGTGTAACTCCTGTAATTGAAGCGCTTACTAATGGCGGTATTCCAGTTATTTCACATTTAGGTCTGACTCCACAATCTGTTAATGTGCTGGGTGGATATAAAGTTCAAGGAAAAAATGCTGAAGCAGCAAGGAAACTGATAGAGGACGCCAAAAAGTGTCAAGAAGCAGGTGCAATTGCTCTTGTTTTGGAGTGTGTCCCACAACAATTAGCAGAAGAAATCACAAAAATAATAACAATCCCTACAATTGGAATAGGTGCTGGTCGTCAAACAGATGGTCAAGTATTAGTCTATCATGATTTAGTTGGTTACGGATCTGGGTTTGTGCCGAAATTCGTCAAACAATATGGTTCAATTTCTGATACAGTACAGACTTCAATTAGTCAATATATTGCGGATGTAAAAAATAGATCATTTCCAGAAGAAAAACATTCTTTCAATATGAAAGAAGAAGTATTGCTCAGGTTATATGGAGGAATTAGTAAATGA
- a CDS encoding CCA tRNA nucleotidyltransferase has translation METPFDEAKPILDKLHQSGFEAYFVGGAVRDFLLGREIGDVDIATSAKPEDIKNIFSKTIDVGAEHGTIIVIHEGEQYEVTTYRAESDYEDFRRPKSVQFITSLKEDLRRRDFTINAMAMDVKGNVFDYFHGKEHMKQKLIHTVDSPSERFTEDALRMLRALRFTSQLNFTLSSETEEAIEHHVHLLDAISVERKTAEIEKLFMGENVKLAINLMIQCKVYNYLPGLVGGNMQLGRLSSFQFPYLTSKEELWTVLVYFISPPTIDGFLRKWKLSNKLIKSVHKNLSILDVVLKNPVWTDLLLYKAGPDTAVSVERIRSILINPEQIKENVARVRSSLNLLPITNKSQMAVNGHDLVHWLNKEPGPWLAKMIEEIEKAIILKEVQNKSTEIKEWLLACSRDFDQSY, from the coding sequence TTGGAGACTCCATTTGATGAAGCCAAACCAATCTTAGATAAACTACATCAATCAGGATTTGAGGCCTATTTTGTTGGTGGAGCTGTTCGTGATTTCTTATTAGGAAGAGAAATTGGAGATGTAGACATTGCGACCTCAGCTAAACCAGAGGATATTAAAAACATCTTCTCTAAAACGATAGATGTCGGAGCAGAGCATGGCACAATCATTGTTATACATGAAGGAGAACAATATGAAGTAACAACATATCGTGCGGAATCAGACTATGAGGATTTCAGACGCCCAAAATCTGTCCAATTTATTACTTCATTGAAAGAGGATTTACGTAGAAGAGATTTTACCATAAATGCAATGGCAATGGACGTCAAAGGAAATGTTTTTGATTATTTTCATGGTAAAGAACATATGAAGCAAAAGCTTATTCATACTGTTGACTCACCTTCAGAAAGATTTACAGAAGATGCACTAAGGATGCTGAGAGCCCTTCGTTTTACAAGTCAATTAAATTTCACTTTGTCTTCTGAAACAGAAGAAGCAATCGAACATCACGTTCATTTACTTGACGCAATCTCTGTTGAAAGAAAAACAGCCGAGATAGAAAAGCTGTTTATGGGTGAAAATGTTAAATTAGCAATAAATCTTATGATTCAATGCAAGGTATATAACTATTTACCAGGTCTTGTTGGAGGAAATATGCAATTGGGAAGACTTTCCTCCTTTCAATTCCCATACCTTACATCGAAAGAAGAACTTTGGACAGTATTGGTATATTTTATAAGCCCTCCAACAATTGATGGTTTTTTAAGAAAATGGAAGCTTTCTAATAAATTAATTAAATCTGTTCATAAAAATCTGTCTATTCTTGACGTAGTCTTAAAAAATCCAGTATGGACAGATCTATTATTATATAAGGCTGGTCCTGATACAGCAGTTTCTGTTGAACGGATACGGTCTATTTTAATAAATCCTGAACAAATAAAAGAAAATGTTGCTAGAGTAAGATCCTCTTTAAATCTACTGCCAATTACAAATAAAAGCCAAATGGCAGTAAATGGTCATGATCTTGTTCATTGGTTAAATAAAGAACCAGGTCCTTGGTTAGCTAAAATGATAGAAGAAATTGAAAAAGCAATTATATTAAAGGAAGTACAAAATAAAAGTACTGAAATAAAGGAGTGGCTATTAGCATGCAGTCGGGACTTCGATCAAAGTTATTAG
- the dinG gene encoding ATP-dependent DNA helicase DinG, giving the protein MKDQRYVVIDLETTGNSPKKGDKIIQIAAVVIENNQIVDRYMSFVNPLQSIPLFIEQLTGITNEMVEHAPTFDEIVEDIYKLLKDSFFIAHNVYFDLSFLQEEFMRCGYQFSGPVIDTVELSRMAYPTEKSYKLSDLSEEFRMDHENPHRADSDAEVTALLFLHILKKLTELPIITLQQLTKLSRSFISDMEEILEQILSEKLIKLEQQINPDIEIVRTLALRKKLKENKEAIASTISKEELFELFSSNNDELKKIFPLFHERVGQKNMMEEIIGAFKTNQHVLIEAATGIGKTIAYLVTSIFHSMQQSRPIVISTYTNNLQTQIMDQEIPFLKKLLPFSFSATVLKGQSNYLCLQKFEQSLKELDDNYDFVLTKAQILIWLTETVNGDLDELNLPSGGKKIWENLHVDQSSFLSNPFQEYCFYQQAKEKALFANIIITNHAMLLSDLARDQKVLPMYQEVIIDEAHHFHHVATEQLGVRFHYLDLHYMINQLGNTHSIGLLKKFVKIHNQHDISASFYNIDELLLQLQEESHQFFAGLHSYVSKKKKNSPLNRASYRYLPNKENNRTWDALLELVKRIQFIIKDITHIMEKESHGIDETYMKSRPIKEKLVLEDFRQSISQLNTYKNHFDLLFNIQDDLVVRWIEIDTKGAKNAVSIYAQPIEVNDYLADEFFSNIQSAILTSATLTVGNSFAYMLQTIGLSDFYPKQIQIESPFNYENQVKMFIPSDMPNVNDVTLEEYSEAIAVHISTVSQITEGKLLVLFTSYEMLRKTYSLLKEDVTLEDFIIMGQGTGSGSRSKLTKNFRQFDKAILLGTSSFWEGVDFPGNQLKALMIVRLPFASPDEPTVAATCHHLESKGMNSFYQYSLPEAILRFKQGFGRLIRNESDKGVLFILDNRILSTRYGKDFIASIPKLEIENKPMHQLTHAIDDWIN; this is encoded by the coding sequence TTGAAAGACCAACGCTATGTTGTCATTGACTTAGAAACAACAGGAAACTCCCCTAAAAAGGGTGATAAGATTATACAAATTGCAGCCGTTGTAATTGAAAATAATCAAATTGTTGATCGATATATGAGTTTTGTTAATCCATTACAAAGCATTCCTTTATTTATTGAACAATTAACAGGGATTACAAACGAGATGGTTGAACATGCACCAACTTTTGATGAAATTGTAGAGGATATCTATAAATTACTCAAAGACTCTTTTTTTATTGCACATAATGTGTATTTTGACTTGTCATTTTTACAAGAAGAATTTATGAGATGTGGATACCAATTTTCTGGCCCTGTCATTGATACGGTAGAATTATCCAGGATGGCTTATCCTACTGAAAAGAGTTATAAACTATCAGATCTAAGTGAAGAATTCAGAATGGATCATGAAAATCCTCATCGAGCTGATAGTGATGCAGAAGTTACAGCTTTGTTGTTTTTACATATTCTAAAAAAATTAACTGAATTACCTATTATTACACTTCAACAGCTTACAAAGTTGTCGAGGTCATTTATTAGTGATATGGAAGAAATTTTGGAACAGATCCTTTCAGAAAAACTAATTAAATTAGAACAACAAATAAATCCTGATATTGAAATTGTTAGGACATTGGCCTTAAGAAAGAAATTAAAAGAAAACAAAGAGGCCATTGCTTCCACTATCTCAAAAGAAGAATTGTTTGAACTTTTTTCTAGTAATAACGATGAATTAAAAAAGATATTCCCGTTATTTCATGAAAGAGTTGGCCAGAAGAATATGATGGAGGAAATCATTGGTGCTTTCAAGACCAATCAACATGTTTTAATAGAAGCAGCTACAGGCATCGGAAAAACAATAGCTTACCTGGTTACATCTATTTTCCATTCCATGCAACAATCAAGACCAATTGTAATCAGTACGTATACGAACAACTTGCAAACACAAATCATGGATCAAGAAATTCCTTTTTTAAAGAAACTTTTACCATTCTCTTTTTCTGCTACTGTGTTAAAAGGGCAGAGTAATTATTTATGTTTGCAAAAGTTTGAACAATCATTAAAAGAGTTAGATGATAATTATGACTTTGTGTTAACAAAAGCCCAAATATTAATTTGGTTAACAGAAACGGTTAATGGAGACTTAGATGAATTAAACTTACCATCAGGCGGGAAAAAAATCTGGGAAAATCTCCATGTTGATCAATCATCCTTTTTAAGCAATCCTTTTCAAGAGTATTGTTTTTATCAACAAGCTAAAGAAAAAGCTTTATTTGCAAATATCATTATCACAAACCACGCTATGCTTTTATCTGACTTAGCACGTGATCAAAAAGTTTTACCAATGTATCAAGAAGTGATCATTGATGAAGCTCATCATTTTCATCATGTAGCGACTGAACAGCTTGGAGTAAGATTTCACTACCTAGATCTCCATTACATGATAAATCAATTGGGAAACACCCATTCAATAGGATTGTTAAAAAAGTTTGTGAAAATCCATAATCAACATGATATATCAGCTTCATTTTATAACATTGATGAGTTACTCTTGCAATTACAAGAAGAAAGTCACCAATTTTTTGCCGGGTTGCACTCTTATGTATCAAAGAAAAAAAAGAACAGCCCACTGAATAGAGCCTCATATCGTTATCTCCCTAATAAGGAAAACAATCGAACGTGGGATGCTTTATTAGAATTAGTAAAGAGAATCCAATTTATAATAAAAGATATTACTCATATAATGGAAAAAGAAAGTCATGGTATTGATGAAACATATATGAAGTCAAGGCCAATAAAAGAAAAACTGGTTCTTGAAGACTTTAGGCAAAGCATTTCACAATTGAATACCTATAAAAATCATTTTGACTTATTATTTAATATCCAGGATGATTTGGTTGTTAGATGGATTGAAATAGACACGAAGGGTGCAAAAAATGCCGTTTCTATCTATGCACAACCTATTGAGGTAAACGATTATTTAGCAGATGAATTTTTTTCAAACATCCAAAGTGCAATCTTAACATCAGCGACCTTAACAGTTGGAAATTCATTTGCATATATGTTACAAACAATTGGCTTGTCTGATTTTTATCCAAAGCAAATACAAATAGAATCGCCATTTAACTATGAGAACCAGGTTAAAATGTTTATTCCCAGCGATATGCCAAATGTCAATGATGTGACACTAGAAGAGTATTCAGAAGCAATAGCAGTTCATATTAGTACTGTTTCACAGATAACTGAAGGTAAACTACTTGTTCTTTTTACCTCTTATGAGATGTTGAGAAAAACCTATTCATTATTAAAGGAAGATGTGACCCTTGAGGATTTTATTATTATGGGGCAGGGAACAGGGAGTGGAAGTCGTAGTAAGTTAACGAAAAACTTTCGTCAATTTGATAAAGCAATTTTATTAGGGACAAGCAGTTTTTGGGAAGGGGTTGATTTTCCTGGAAATCAATTAAAAGCCTTAATGATTGTGCGACTTCCATTTGCTTCTCCTGATGAACCTACTGTTGCAGCTACTTGCCATCATTTAGAGAGCAAAGGGATGAACTCATTTTATCAGTACTCACTTCCTGAGGCTATACTACGCTTTAAACAAGGTTTTGGCAGGCTAATTCGTAATGAAAGTGATAAGGGCGTTTTATTTATACTAGATAATCGGATTTTATCCACTAGATATGGGAAAGATTTCATCGCTTCCATTCCAAAACTGGAAATAGAAAATAAACCAATGCACCAATTAACACATGCTATAGATGATTGGATCAATTAA